The region TCCAAATATCAGAAAATCTATGATAAAAAACGAAGAAATATATTTGAGACTTATTAATCAAATAATCAAGAAAGTTGATATCTTAAAATTGAGTGACGATGATCTTTATTATATTACAAAAGAAAAGAATGTTGAGAAAGCTGTTTCTAGTTTAAATGTGAAAGATGGTTGTGGAATTTTCTTAACTTTAGGAAGTGAGGGTTCAATGGTATTTAAAGACAATAAATTTGAGTTTGTTCCTGCTTATAAGGTTAATGTTGTAGATACAGTTGGTTGTGGAGATTCTTTTATGGCTTCTATTTTGTATAAATTAAAAGATTATTCTTATAATGAATTAAAAAATATTTCATTCTCTGCTTTAAGAGATTATGCGGATTTTGCTAATAAGTGTGCAGCTATAGTCGCTTCTAAACCAGGTGCAGCAGATGCTATGCCAAGTTTAGAAGAAGTAATAAATTTCTTTTGATTTTTGTGTTGATATTTTTTATTATATACTATTATTTAAATAGTAGTGGTAGTGATAGGATAATGTTGATAGTTTAGAAGTTGTATAAATGTTTATTTATAAGGGTTTAGTTAAGTTGAAAAGTCTTAAAAATTTTCAAATACTTTATGAACATCTAAGTTGATAAATGAATAAATGAAAAAAAATCATAATTTTTGTTTATAAGTAAAATTTTCAACTATGTATTGAACTAAGTTATAAACTTTAAAGTTTAAACTTTAATTATCAACGTAAAAAAGTTCATAATTTTGTTTATAAAGAAGTTGAAAAAAATTATTATTTGATTGCTTATTCGCTAAAGGCGTTATTAATAATGTTTAGGAATATATAAGGAATCGACTAGAACTATGTTGATAAAGTTATCAACATAGATAACTAATTAAAATACTCGTTGGTAATTTAGAAATCAAAATATTTAAAAATTTAGCCTTCTAAAAGTACATAATTAGAAAAAATGAAGTATGAGGAGGAATTTATGTCAAGTATAATATTAGAAATTTGTTGTGCCTCAGCTAGGGATGTAGTCGAAGCAGAGAAAGGTGGAGCAGATAGAGTTGAATTGAATTCAGGAATGGTATATGGAGGATTGACTCCAAGTATAGGCGAAGTAGAAGAAGCAAAAAGAATAACGAATATTCCAATAATCGTTATGATAAGGCCTCGTAGTGGAGGATTTTGTTACACAGATATCGAATTTGAAGTAATGAAAAAGGATGCCCAAGCTGCTATTAGTGCGGGAGCAGATGGTTTGGCTTTTGGGATATTAAATGCAGATGGGACTATTGATATAAAAAGGAATAAAATATTAAAAGAAATAGCCGGCGATAAAGAAACAGTTTTTCATCGAGCATTTGATGTGGTTCCAAATCCAATTAAAAGCATAGATATTCTTATTGAAATAGGTATAAATAGAATATTAACTAGTGGACAAGAATCTACAGTTGAAAAAGGTATTAATAATTGTAGAGACATTATTGATCATTCTGGTGGTAGAATAGAAATATTACTCGGGGGTGGGATTAGGGATTACAATGTTAAAAAAATAATAGAAGAAACAGGTACCAAACAGGTTCATTTATCTGCGTTTAAAGAAGAATATGATAACTCAACGGTTCATCAAAATAAAGTTAGATTCAATAAATATGAGGAAATGCCTGAAAACATTTATCAAGTTACAGATTGTAATAAGGTAAGATTAGTCAGAAATATTATTGATAATATAGCATTATAAACTTCTAACGGGGAGAATTTTTAAGGAGGGTAACAGTATGATAGGAGTAGGACTTTTGGGATTCGGCACTGTAGGTGGAGGAGTTTATCAGATTTTGAAAAGTAAAAAAGATTACATTAAACGAAAATTAGGGGAAGATATAGTAATCAAAAAAATCTTAGTTACTGATATAAACAAAAAAAGAAAATATTGTGTTGATAAATTTCTTTTAACGGATAAATTTGAAGATATAGTGAATGATTCTAGTATTCATGTTGTAGTTGAACTTATAGGTGGAGAAGAACCTTCTTTTAGTTATATTAAAGCTGCTATAAAAAATAAAAAACATATAGTTACTGCTAACAAGTTGATAATGGCTAAGCATGGAGAAGAGATATTCCGTTTAGCTGAAGAAAATGGAGTAAAAATTTATTATGAAGGAAGCGTTGGAGGAGGCATCCCTATAATAAAAACTTTAAATGAATCATTGGTAGCAAATAAGATAGAAAAAATATATGGAATATTAAACGGAACAACAAATTATATTTTAACTCAAATGACCGAGAAAAAGATGGATTTTAAAGAGGCTCTAAAAGAAGCTCAAGATTTAGGATATGCAGAAAGTGATCCTTACTTTGATGTTAGTGGATTGGACTCTGCATATAAGATATCTATTTTATCTTCTCTATCGTATGAAACTTTTATTGATGTTGATTCTTTGTATGTAGAAGGTGTAGAGAAAATTGAACTAGAAGATATAGAAATTGCAGACGAACTAGGTTATGTAATTAAGTTGTTGGCTATTGGTAAAAGGTTAGAAGATGAGAGTTTAGATATAAGGGTTCATCCAACGTTTGTCCCTAAAAATAATCCAATATCCAGAATTAATGGAGTATATAATGTTGTTCAAATTCATGGAGATAATGTAGGAGAAATTATGATGTATGGTCAAGGAGCCGGAGAGATGCCTACAGCTAGCGCAGTAGTAGCAGATATTATAGAAGTTGCTAAGAATATTAAGTACAATATAAGTAATGGGTTAATTAATAATCTACAAGACCATAGGTTGATAAGTATAGAAGAAGTAGAAAATCCTTTTTATATAAGATTGATGGTTAATGATAAGCCTGGTGTTTTTGCAAAGATAGCTAAGGTTCTTGGAGATAATAATGTAAGTATTGCCTCAGTTATTCAGAAACACAGATTAACCCCGGTAGTTCCCATATTTCTCAGGACACACCCTGTTAAAGAAAAATATATGAATCAGGCAGCTGATGAGTTAAAAAATATTGATGATGTGATAGAGATAAAAAATATAATTAGGGTGGAGGAATTATGATGGTTAATCGAAAGTTATGGGAAGGTATTATAAATGAATATAAAGAATTTATGCCTGTAAGAGAAAATACAAAAATAATTACTTTGCAAGAAGGGAACACTCCTCTTATATTTGCAGAAAAATTGAGTAACAAATTGGATATAGAGTTATATTTAAAATATGAAGGAGTAAATCCAACAGGATCTTTTAAAGACAGAGGCATGACTTTAGCAGTGACAAAAGCTGTTGAAAATGGAGATAAAGCCATAATTTGTGCCTCCACAGGTAATACTTCGGCATCTGCAGCTGCCTATGGGAGTAAAGCCGGATTAAAAACGGTAGTAATAATTCCTGAAGG is a window of Defluviitoga tunisiensis DNA encoding:
- a CDS encoding copper homeostasis protein CutC, whose amino-acid sequence is MSSIILEICCASARDVVEAEKGGADRVELNSGMVYGGLTPSIGEVEEAKRITNIPIIVMIRPRSGGFCYTDIEFEVMKKDAQAAISAGADGLAFGILNADGTIDIKRNKILKEIAGDKETVFHRAFDVVPNPIKSIDILIEIGINRILTSGQESTVEKGINNCRDIIDHSGGRIEILLGGGIRDYNVKKIIEETGTKQVHLSAFKEEYDNSTVHQNKVRFNKYEEMPENIYQVTDCNKVRLVRNIIDNIAL
- a CDS encoding homoserine dehydrogenase, which codes for MIGVGLLGFGTVGGGVYQILKSKKDYIKRKLGEDIVIKKILVTDINKKRKYCVDKFLLTDKFEDIVNDSSIHVVVELIGGEEPSFSYIKAAIKNKKHIVTANKLIMAKHGEEIFRLAEENGVKIYYEGSVGGGIPIIKTLNESLVANKIEKIYGILNGTTNYILTQMTEKKMDFKEALKEAQDLGYAESDPYFDVSGLDSAYKISILSSLSYETFIDVDSLYVEGVEKIELEDIEIADELGYVIKLLAIGKRLEDESLDIRVHPTFVPKNNPISRINGVYNVVQIHGDNVGEIMMYGQGAGEMPTASAVVADIIEVAKNIKYNISNGLINNLQDHRLISIEEVENPFYIRLMVNDKPGVFAKIAKVLGDNNVSIASVIQKHRLTPVVPIFLRTHPVKEKYMNQAADELKNIDDVIEIKNIIRVEEL